ATTACAAATCAACATGATATATTGAAGAATCCCTCATAATCTACAAGTATCAAAAACCATATGTGGTAATATAATATAACATAAATAATATAAACAAATAATGAATGCCGATTCTAATTGAAAGAATAAAATTTGTGGAATTCGATCCATCTTAACCCACGTGAATGGCAGATTCCAACTTTGCTTGCAAGTCCTGGCACTGTCCAGCTTCAAGCTTGCAAGTCCTGGCACTGTCCAGTTTCTATAAGCCGCCATATGTTAGTGCTCCTTCCTCCAAATACGATACCCCAAATAACAATTTAGCCACTTCATTTGCTATCTCGCACATAAAGCATTAAGCAAAACATGAGCCAACATGAGGTCCACAAAATATTGGTGTCCGATTTCACCATCCCTCCACTTCATCTTTGCTGGAGCTCTGCCATAATGTACCCCGTCATTGCACCGATTGTCAAAATGCCATGGAAAAGTCATATCAAAGTTATCAATTACTCCAGACAGCAGTTGGGCTCGCCTAAATTTTTCCAACACCATCCAATTAAATGCCTCCATCTTGCTCGGATTAAATGCTAGTGCCCTGGCATAACCACCAGTTGCTATTGTGGTCCGATAAAAGATTTGAGGAACTAGTAACCCTCTCTGCTTCACAGAATCCATAACTTCTTTCCAAAATGAAACAGCATAATCAGCTCCAGCTGAAAATCGTCTAATATTAGCCCAATATACGCCATCATGTAAACCAGAATTCATGATTATAGTGTCTGGCACAGTGTCCTCTGAGAAGTACTTCTTCAACAAATTTCTAAATCCTTCATCTTTCAAAGAATTCAGTCCTTGATAATTCTGTGTCTCATTCCAATGACCATTGAAAATGCTTGTGATTCGAACTGATTGAGATGCATCTTTTGGGTTTGAAAAATTCATATCAAACCGTCTAGGAACAGATTTTATTTCAGGCAAATCCAAGAAAAAATTAAGGATGTTTCTTATTGTATCAACATGATTGGAATCACCCCAAAAGAAAATCCACCTACCCTTTAGGCAATTCCAAGCATAATCAGCTGAAAACAGCCTAAAGGAACAGTGACTAGAATACACCCAACCATTACTCTCCAACAAGCCTAAGGAACCATCACACCATGGACTTTGGCAAGGAAAATATGGTTGCAGACACCGATACCTCCCATCATTACTGACTTCACAATCATCGTTCTTGCCATGCCTAGTCCACCTCCCTACCCAAAGATCTCTATTGAAATCAGATTTTTGACAAATACGTATATCTGGCAACCGATAATGAGCTTTGAAAAACCTGATTTGAACTTTACGCAATTCTTTATCATAGACAAATCGTGATGGCGAAAATTTAAGACCCTCAAAATGCCTGAAAAGCAAAATAACAGTAAGATTATAGTCACCAGCAAAATCAGGATGAACTTGAAGAGCAATCGAGTAGGACCCATTTCCAAAATCTTTGATTAAAGGCCGTGACTTCCATGCCCCACCAGAAAGATCAGTCTCAAAGTAGTCCCCACCTAAACAGCGAGGATTCTTGAGCTCATCCACTGCTTGGAAAACAAATTCATGACTATTCCCAGCTGTCAGCTCAATCCAATCGTGCCCGTCCAATCCAGGAATTACAATGTCGACCGAAAGTGAATCTCTGCAAGGCTCACCACCGGGAGCTAGCCACCGGGAAAGAAGATTTGAAGTCCAATGCGGATCTAATTTGGTTGATACCCACTTCACATTAGCTTCTGATTCATTCTCCTTCGGCTTCTCCAGAAGCCCATCTAAAGAATTCTGAGCAGAAAAATTATTGTCAACTGAAGAGAAATTTGGGTTCAAATCAGCTGATACCCACTTCATTTTAGCTTCTTCTGATTCTTTCTCAGTTGGCTTAGCCAGAAACCCATCTGAGTAATTCTTAGCAGAAACATTGTTGTCGCCGTTGTTCAGTATACTGTAATTGGGAGGACTGCTGCTGTTAGTGGTAGCAGTAGTGGTATTGGTATTGTGCTGGGGTAGCGGGAAATAGGTGGTGCTTGAGTTTTTAGTGAAATTTTGATGGATTTCTTGGGCTAGATTTGCGGTTTTTGTGGGCTGTGCGTTAAATCTCCTGCTTAGAAACTCTTGCCTGAACCTCCAAGATTCAATAAAATTCTTTATACTGCACCCATCTATGCTCCAAACACCAACCATGCCAACAAAAACCAGAGCTGTTAGTATATGAAACCGCCATTGAACCAAAGGATTTGACCGCATACGCCATAATGGGTTTGTTGATGGTGCTGAGCTCACCACTTTCTCCGGCATACCTGCACCGccagaaaaaatttaaaaactaaaataaaataaaataaagaaacccAAATTGCAAATTAACAAGTAAAATAGTAAAGTTTCATGGGGACACGGAAACAAAGATCATCGACGACAAACAAATTCCAAGAAAGTTTCTAACAAAAAAAGGAAAAACTAGGCAAATACTTACTGGGTATAAGCATTTGTTAGTTCAAATTTCTCTGCTAATCAAGCAAGAATGGAAATGCTGTTAGAGATGTCAATTAGTAACTACAGCTTTTTCCCGTTTGCCGTTCTCCTTTGAATGTTGTTTCACAAGAAAATGACACAACTTTCTCAGAATCTAAACTCTAAAAAAGTAGAATACGAAGAAATATTAATGCCAAAGACATTCCCTTTCTTTACTTTTCTCAAAAATGTTGAGATTATTGTCATGCCATGTTCagaagggtatatatatatatatataataataattaaattctaatcctaaattaatgaaaattaattatataaatcttTTTTCttgcaaaataaaaaaaaaaaaagaaaaatcaaagaaacggGAGGGATTCCTAACAAACAGCTGTTAGCCGGAGCAAAATGGTGGTACGCATTAGCCGCAATTACTATAATACCCtttttacagaattttccaaTGTCGAAGGTGCCCACAACACCGACAAATAGGTTTTGATTGGCGTAATCGTCGGTGGGGGCAAAGATGTCATTTAGtgaatcattaaaatttttgtatgGTAGTTGGATATCACGTGAGATGTTTTCCTTCAATTGTGATTTGTGAACCAGAGGATGTTTAGCACATCCATGTGTAGATAGACTAATAATTACGGCCACACCCATGTTTTGGTCCGGTAttcattatatttaaatttaattaattattttaatatttaaatttattttatatatttaattaatcgaCGGCATATTAGTAGCGTCTGATGAAGAATAATGAAGAAGTTGCCACAGCCCCATACCATAATTATTGtaatctttttacaggttttattTCAGGCCTATCACTTTGCATTGCATGTGAAACACAAGAATTGCTGGATAAAGATATTTCATGTGAGACGCACGTGCTAatgataaagaaaaattaaaatttgcagATAAAGTATGATAATTGAACTTTCTTGAATTTTGGTACGGTGGAGTTGCGGTGCCAGCAAAACCGCTACTACAGCTGGCCACCAGCCCCAACCATTTTATTGAATACATTAAAATttcgaaaataattttaatattatttaaattattttttaattaatatacttAAAACTTAAATAATAAACAACAATGCTTTACTCTTGCTTTAGAAGAGAGAAAAACTTGGTTTCTAGCTTAGGATGTGGACAAAGCAAACTTTTTGGTTTATCTTTTTAACAGTACAATTCAACTAAACTAagtttttatttcaaaaatttagggtcgactatatggattcgctttctccactctgaacgatttttggttaaatcctcaaaaatgtataatacttctaagtcatgctgtactattctcttccaagtcaatttaggtctacccctttttttctttctatcctctaacctaatgtgttctacttgtctaacttgagcctccgtatgtctacgctttacatgaccaaaccacctcaatctcccttctctcaacttatcttcaattggcaccactcctaccttttctctaatactctcattacggactttatctagtctagtatggccactcatccaccttaacattctcatctctgcaactcttatcttagatgcatacgactctttcagtgctcaacactcactaccatataacatagccggtcgtatggctgtacggtaaaattttcctttcaatttatttggaatcttacgatcacataaa
The Hevea brasiliensis isolate MT/VB/25A 57/8 chromosome 15, ASM3005281v1, whole genome shotgun sequence genome window above contains:
- the LOC110670920 gene encoding uncharacterized protein LOC110670920, yielding MLIPSMPEKVVSSAPSTNPLWRMRSNPLVQWRFHILTALVFVGMVGVWSIDGCSIKNFIESWRFRQEFLSRRFNAQPTKTANLAQEIHQNFTKNSSTTYFPLPQHNTNTTTATTNSSSPPNYSILNNGDNNVSAKNYSDGFLAKPTEKESEEAKMKWVSADLNPNFSSVDNNFSAQNSLDGLLEKPKENESEANVKWVSTKLDPHWTSNLLSRWLAPGGEPCRDSLSVDIVIPGLDGHDWIELTAGNSHEFVFQAVDELKNPRCLGGDYFETDLSGGAWKSRPLIKDFGNGSYSIALQVHPDFAGDYNLTVILLFRHFEGLKFSPSRFVYDKELRKVQIRFFKAHYRLPDIRICQKSDFNRDLWVGRWTRHGKNDDCEVSNDGRYRCLQPYFPCQSPWCDGSLGLLESNGWVYSSHCSFRLFSADYAWNCLKGRWIFFWGDSNHVDTIRNILNFFLDLPEIKSVPRRFDMNFSNPKDASQSVRITSIFNGHWNETQNYQGLNSLKDEGFRNLLKKYFSEDTVPDTIIMNSGLHDGVYWANIRRFSAGADYAVSFWKEVMDSVKQRGLLVPQIFYRTTIATGGYARALAFNPSKMEAFNWMVLEKFRRAQLLSGVIDNFDMTFPWHFDNRCNDGVHYGRAPAKMKWRDGEIGHQYFVDLMLAHVLLNALCAR